One Solanum lycopersicum chromosome 4, SLM_r2.1 DNA window includes the following coding sequences:
- the LOC138348071 gene encoding uncharacterized protein has product MARINYWTAKMLSYAGRAQLVKTVLFGVQAYWAQLFIIPAKIIKLIEGLCRSYLWAGVGYVTKKALIAWDKVCSPKYEGQRECKISNNASWMVQKIMSAKATFDQVQQQQNKGRGILRHMYYHMTRRQPKPAWTCFMYSNASRPKAYNIMWMMMNQKLATVDRLTRWRLEVDKTCVLCKNADETIEHLFLQCQFARKLWEKVLRMLEHQGTIPMVWKQFQQWCVQNGKGKRATTQVFKTVITEGIYGLWIERNNRIFEKKSRKEESIVKEIACVTIARIPTASSKMYLN; this is encoded by the exons ATGGCAAGAATCAACTATTGGACAGCAAAAATGTTGTCTTATGCAGGAAGAGCTCAACTAGTCAAGACTGTGTTGTTTGGAGTTCAAGCATACTGGGCACAACTGTTTATTATACCTGCAAAGATTATCAAGTTGATAGAAGGATTATGCAGAAGTTACTTATGGGCAGGAGTAGGATATGTAACAAAGAAGGCTCTAATAGCTTGGGACAAAGTGTGCAGTCCTAAATATGAAG GACAGAGGGAATGTAAGATAAGCAATAATGCAAGCTGGATGGTTCAGAAAATAATGAGTGCAAAAGCTACATTTGATCAAGTGCAACAACAGCAAAACAAAGGAAGAGGTATACTGAGGCATATGTACTATCACATGACAAGAAGACAACCAAAGCCAGCATGGACATGCTTCATGTATAGCAATGCATCAAGACCAAAAGCCTACAACATAATGTGGATGATGATGAACCAAAAATTAGCAactgtggacagattaactagaTGGAGGCTGGAAGTAGATAAAACATGTGTGTTATGTAAGAATGCAGATGAAACTATAGAACACCTGTTTCTACAATGTCAGTTTGCAAGGAAGTTGTGGGAGAAGGTATTGAGAATGTTAGAGCATCAAGGCACTATTCCAATGGTCTGGAAGCAATTTCAACAATGGTGTGTACAGAATGGAAAGGGGAAGAGAGCCACAACACAAGTGTTCAAGACAGTGATTACAGAAGGCATATATGGCTTATGGATAGAGAGGAAcaatagaatttttgagaaaaaaagtagaaaagagGAGAGTATAGTAAAAGAGATTGCTTGTGTTACTATAGCTAGAATTCCTACTGCTAGTTCAAAGATGTATTTGAACTGA